In Aliivibrio fischeri, the sequence TGATCAACTTGGCCCTATCTCGCGAATCGATCTTTCTAAAGAGAGTAATCTAGCGCCGGCTAGTATTACCAAAATCACACGCGAACTTCTTGACGCACACCTTATCAAAGAAACTCAAGTACAAGAAGCAAATAGTCGTGGTAGACCGGCAATTGGCCTTGAAGTGGATAATGAAGGCTGGCAATTCTTATCTCTTCGATTAGGTCGTGGCTACTTAACTATCGCTTTGCACAGTCTTGGTGGAGAGCAGATCATTGAAGAAAGACAGTTAATCAAAGAGATTGAGCAAGATGAGCTACTTGCTAAATTATTAAATGAAATTAACGTGTTCTTTCAAAAGCATTCTAAGATTTTGGGACGAATTACTAGCATTGCGGTGTCATTACCGGGATTAGTGATTTCTTCACAAGGTCTGATCATTCAAATGCCTCACTATAATGTGAAAAATTTACCTTTGGGCCCTAAGATCTACGAATCTACAGGCTTACCAGTATTTATAGGGAATGATACAAGAAGTTGGGCATTAGCAGAAAAGCTGTTTGGTAATTCAAAAAATATCGATAATTCTATTTTAGTGTCCATTCATCATGGTGTTGGTGCTGGCATCATTATGAATGGTGAAGTGCTGCAAGGTAGAACAGGTAATATCGGTGAAATGGGGCACATCAAGATCAATAAATTGGGTGCACGTTGTCATTGTGGTAATGCTGGCTGTTTAGAGACTGTTGCGAGTGCAAAGGCGATTCGTGATCAAGTAAAAAACTTGATTAATAATGGTCATCAAACCGTCTTGAAAGATCAGACGATTACGATTGAAAACATTTGTCTTGCCGCAAACCAAGGTGATGTATTAGCAAAACAAGTCATTACTGAGCTTGGACATAATTTGGGTGAAGCCATAGCTATTATGGTCAATCTATTTAACCCAGAAATGATATTGATAGGTGGGGAAATTAACCTTTCGAAAGACATTTTGTACCCAATCATCATGGATTCTATTCAAAACCAAGTATTGCCACTATATGCAAAAGACACGCAATTGGTTGAGAGTCGCTTTTATACTCAAGCAACCATGCCAGGAGCTGCACTGGTTAAGCAAGCAATGTGTGATGGTTCATTGCTAATGAAGGTGATAGAAGGTTAACACTTCACCGTAAAGTAATAAAAAAGAGCAGCGAATTTGGCTGCTCTTTTCTTTTTATATTGATGGAACGGATAAGATTAGTTCTGTTTTAAGAACTCAATTAAGGTATCAATATTTTGTTTTGTGATGTCTTTATGAGTCACAAAGCGAATAGGGTTGCCAGCAGAAAGTAAAATATCCTGTTCAAGTGCTTTATCGCAAATTGTTTTGATATCTACTTTGTTGTCTAATTTAGCAAAAACAATATTAGTTTGAATATGCTCAACATTCACTGAAAATCCATTTACCGTATTTAACTGTTCAGCTAAATATTTAGCATTGGTATGGTCTACGGCCAGTTGCGGCACTTGCTCGGTTAATGCGAGTTTTCCAGCAGCAGCAAGAATGCCCGTTTGACGCATACCGCCCCCCAGCATCTTTCTAATACGGCGAGCTTTTTTGATGTATTCTTTTGTGCCAAGTAGCAAAGAACCAATTGGTGCTGATAGGCCTTTTGATAAACAAATCGTCATACTATCAAAATGTTGAGAAATCTCTTTTATATCAACATCTAACGCAACTGCGGCATTATAGACGCGAGCACCATCTAAATGCAGAGCAAGTTGATGTTTGTTCACAAATTCTCGAGCTTGAGCTAGGTAGCTTAACGGAAGAACCTTGCCATTAATGGTGTTTTCTAAGCTCAATAGTTTGGTTCTAGCAAAATGGAAGTCATCCGCTTTTATTGCAGCAGCCAGTTTTTCAAAGCATAAAGTACCATCAGGATTATTTTCAATTGGCTGGGGTTGGATTGACCCTAATACCGCTGCGCCACCAGCTTCATATTTATAGTTATGGGCTTGTTGGCCACACAAATACTCATCGCCACGTTCACAGTGAGACATAAGCCCTAATAGGTTTGCTTGTGTTCCTGATGAAGTGAACATTGCCGCTTCAAAACCATGGCGCTCAGCAGCCCATTGTTCTAATTCGTTTGTGGTTGGATCATCTCCATAAACATCATCACCAACCAGAGCATTAGCGATAGCTTCACGCATATTTGGTGTTGGGCGAGTAACCGTATCAGAGCGAAAATCAATCATGGTATATCCTTTACTGCACTTATTTTTATATAGATAGATAACCTAGCACACAGCTTGTATCCATGAAAACAATGTTATTTGGGTTTTACAAAAAAATAACGAGTATGGTGATTTATATATTAAGAAGAGTGCAATTTATTACCTCTAAAGTAGAGGGATTCGACTAATTGATGAGTGTATATGGTTATTAATCAAACAATTGAGGCAATATGTAACTATAACGACTCTGAAATTTACATTATACTCAAGAGAAAGCAGTTATCTTAAGTGTAAGGGAATGTAATGCAAGGAACCTCAACGAGAACAAGCGCTGCACGTGCGCTGCTATCTGAACGAATTCAAAAACTCACTACCGCATTATCTGATGGTGTGTATGAACGTGAAGATACAATGCGACTATGCTTACTTGCCGCTTTGTCTGGTGAAAGCGTATTTTTATTAGGTCCTCCAGGTATTGCAAAAAGCTTAATAGCAAAACGATTAATTAAAGCGTTTGATAACAGCCGTTATTTTGAATATCTAATGACACGCTTTTCGACACCAGAAGAAGTGTTTGGTCCTCTCTCAATTCAAGAATTAAAAGATAACGGTAAATACGTTCGATTAACTCAAGGTTACTTACCTGATGCTCAAGTTGTTTTCTTAGATGAAATTTGGAAAGCAGGTCCCGCAATTCTTAATACACTACTGACCGTTGTAAATGAAAAAACATTTAAAAACGGTAATGAAATTTCTCCTGTCCCAATGCGACTTCTTATTTCGGCATCAAACGAATTACCCGATGAAGACAGCGGCTTAGATGCACTCTATGACCGAATGTTAGTACGCGTATTTGTTAACCGTATTCAAAATAAAAATAACTTTAAATCCATGTTGATGACAGGGACGATTCAAGAAACAGAAATCGATCCATCATTAGTTGTAACGGACAGCGAGTACCATCAATGGCAAAAAGAATTGGATGGATTAACCTTATCCGATCAAGTCTTTGAAAAGCTATTTGAATTAAAGACCATGCTTGAACAAAACAATACGGCTTATGATGAAGATCTGTATGTATCTGATCGACGCTGGAAAAAGTCCGTTAAATTACTAAAAGCATCCGCTTTCTTTAGTGGCCGTGATGAAATTAATCCGATGGATTTGTTGTTATTACAAGATTGTTTATGGACGACACCTGAGAACAGAGAACAAGTACGTGAAAGTATTCGAGTCTTTGCATCAGAAAAAGCGTTTGATCAACAAGCGGTATTGATGAATATCGATATGATCTTAACGGATATGGCGGAAATGGAAGCGGAGATCTTGGCAAAGCACAGTGTTGAATTGCATATGGAAACGGCCGGTAACCGCTTAATGAAAAAAGAAAGCTATGAGTTCGATTTTCAAAAGGGCAAACGCTTTAGTGTTGGCAACGCGCATCAATTAATAAAATTAGTGATGCTTCAATCTAATATGTCAGTATCAGAAGGTGAAAAGGGCGATAGCCGCTGGGTTTATGTTAACCCTGATGACATCGAAAAACAGATGAAAGAAGGTAAGGCATCGGTATATGGTTATGTAAACCAGAACCCAAGTCTGTGTATGCTTAATTTTGAATTAGATGCTGATTCCAGATTAGTAATCAAAGATATCGCAAATCGTTCTGTTCTTGTCGGTATGGTCGGTCATAATGATCCAACTGAAAGTCAATTTGATGCGTGGGCAGAGCAAGTTTCTGTAAATCAAAAGAAATTAGACGAAGCTGAACATCAATTACTAAAAAGCCGAACACAATTTCACGCAGCGCTACCACATAACTTTATTGAAGAAAGCTTACCTTCAGTGATTGAAAACAGTCTACAGTTATTAACTCAGCGTATTGAGGGATGCAAAACTCAATTTAATAACTCTAGTCGACGCGTAATGAAATTTAGCGATTATTATTCTTAATAAGTAATAGGGACAAATATGTTAGGTGCTGATGCCTTAAACTTGGTCATGATGGTAGCAGAATCAGGGATGATTGATTCTTCGATCGCTGAGGTCCTTTCACGTCCACAATTTCTGACCGCTGCTAAATCAAACCCTAATATAAAACCAACTATTAAGAATCATATTTTGAAATGGCGTGGCAAAGTTAAGCATAAAATGACCAAAGTATGCGAAACTGAGCGTATTCAAGATGAACTGGCTTTATATCAGGATGTGATTCATTGGAGCGAGAACGAGTTTTATCAACGCATTGATGAGATCGTATCTAAGCTAAAGTGGCACTCTGCATTTTACGTTGAAGCAAAACAATTGGCTAATGATAACAAAGGGTTAATGAACCCTATGTTCCCTAGGTTCTTTTGTGAACGTTGGTATCAAAGTTTATCGGATGCAATAAAAAAAGCGCAGTTAAGTGAATTAAAAGAAGATAAAGAAAAACTCCTTGCTGATTTGTATCGACGAATTGAAACACTAAAAACCATGGAGTCTGTTACTGCTGAGGGTGATGAAGCTCAAATCGGTAAACTGTGGGATATGGCATCAGCAAAACTGACCAAATCTAATGTAGATATCATGAAACTACATGCGCGGTTTCTGAAGAAAAATAAAGGGTTACAAGACATCGCCTCTAAGCTTGGACGTATGGCCAATGAAGCTGAACATAGTGATAAATCACAAGCTATGGCTGAAGAAGTCAAAGTGGTGGAAGAGAAGAGTGATTTTGTAACTGACGATATTGT encodes:
- a CDS encoding ROK family protein gives rise to the protein MYVAQPGHIDHLKQVNAGRVYKLIDQLGPISRIDLSKESNLAPASITKITRELLDAHLIKETQVQEANSRGRPAIGLEVDNEGWQFLSLRLGRGYLTIALHSLGGEQIIEERQLIKEIEQDELLAKLLNEINVFFQKHSKILGRITSIAVSLPGLVISSQGLIIQMPHYNVKNLPLGPKIYESTGLPVFIGNDTRSWALAEKLFGNSKNIDNSILVSIHHGVGAGIIMNGEVLQGRTGNIGEMGHIKINKLGARCHCGNAGCLETVASAKAIRDQVKNLINNGHQTVLKDQTITIENICLAANQGDVLAKQVITELGHNLGEAIAIMVNLFNPEMILIGGEINLSKDILYPIIMDSIQNQVLPLYAKDTQLVESRFYTQATMPGAALVKQAMCDGSLLMKVIEG
- the ltaE gene encoding low-specificity L-threonine aldolase yields the protein MIDFRSDTVTRPTPNMREAIANALVGDDVYGDDPTTNELEQWAAERHGFEAAMFTSSGTQANLLGLMSHCERGDEYLCGQQAHNYKYEAGGAAVLGSIQPQPIENNPDGTLCFEKLAAAIKADDFHFARTKLLSLENTINGKVLPLSYLAQAREFVNKHQLALHLDGARVYNAAVALDVDIKEISQHFDSMTICLSKGLSAPIGSLLLGTKEYIKKARRIRKMLGGGMRQTGILAAAGKLALTEQVPQLAVDHTNAKYLAEQLNTVNGFSVNVEHIQTNIVFAKLDNKVDIKTICDKALEQDILLSAGNPIRFVTHKDITKQNIDTLIEFLKQN
- a CDS encoding ATPase RavA domain-containing protein, whose protein sequence is MQGTSTRTSAARALLSERIQKLTTALSDGVYEREDTMRLCLLAALSGESVFLLGPPGIAKSLIAKRLIKAFDNSRYFEYLMTRFSTPEEVFGPLSIQELKDNGKYVRLTQGYLPDAQVVFLDEIWKAGPAILNTLLTVVNEKTFKNGNEISPVPMRLLISASNELPDEDSGLDALYDRMLVRVFVNRIQNKNNFKSMLMTGTIQETEIDPSLVVTDSEYHQWQKELDGLTLSDQVFEKLFELKTMLEQNNTAYDEDLYVSDRRWKKSVKLLKASAFFSGRDEINPMDLLLLQDCLWTTPENREQVRESIRVFASEKAFDQQAVLMNIDMILTDMAEMEAEILAKHSVELHMETAGNRLMKKESYEFDFQKGKRFSVGNAHQLIKLVMLQSNMSVSEGEKGDSRWVYVNPDDIEKQMKEGKASVYGYVNQNPSLCMLNFELDADSRLVIKDIANRSVLVGMVGHNDPTESQFDAWAEQVSVNQKKLDEAEHQLLKSRTQFHAALPHNFIEESLPSVIENSLQLLTQRIEGCKTQFNNSSRRVMKFSDYYS
- the viaA gene encoding ATPase RavA stimulator ViaA, producing MLGADALNLVMMVAESGMIDSSIAEVLSRPQFLTAAKSNPNIKPTIKNHILKWRGKVKHKMTKVCETERIQDELALYQDVIHWSENEFYQRIDEIVSKLKWHSAFYVEAKQLANDNKGLMNPMFPRFFCERWYQSLSDAIKKAQLSELKEDKEKLLADLYRRIETLKTMESVTAEGDEAQIGKLWDMASAKLTKSNVDIMKLHARFLKKNKGLQDIASKLGRMANEAEHSDKSQAMAEEVKVVEEKSDFVTDDIVGVHEGDDLSRLLPNETLFLSHPELEVIFYQHLIDKRLMNYRMQGADRKLRKVTTQSRAASNALIEKGPFVVCVDASGSMSGFPEQCAKALAYGLMQIALAEERDCYVILFSTQQITYELSKQDGLKEVADFLSYKFHGGTDLEPVLEKSIQLMHEDKYKNADLVVLSDFIAPTHSEKIDAMVGDLKKHQNRFHAVCLSKYGNPALMAMFDHTWAYHPSMLGRLTQIR